A single Dasypus novemcinctus isolate mDasNov1 chromosome 4, mDasNov1.1.hap2, whole genome shotgun sequence DNA region contains:
- the LOC105746822 gene encoding chromosome-associated kinesin KIF4A — protein sequence MKEEVKGIPVRVALRCRPLVPKEIGEGCQMCLSFVPGEPQVVVGTDKSFTYDFVFDPATEQEEVFNTAVAPLMKGIFKGYNATVLAYGQTGSGKTYSMGGAYTAEQENEPTVGVIPRVIQLLFKEIEKKSDYEFTMKVSYLEIYNEEVLDLLCSSREKASQISIREDPKEGIKIVGLTEKTVLVALDTVTCLEQGNNCRTVASTAMNSQSSRSHAIFTISIEQRKKSDKHSSFRSKLHLVDLAGSERQKKTKAEGDRLKEGININRGLLCLGNVISALGDDKKNGFVPYRDSKLTRLLQDSLGGNSHTLMIACVSPADSNLEETLNTLRYADRARKIKNKPVVNIDPQTAELHHLKQEVQQLQVLLLQAHGGILPRSINVEPSDNLQSLMEKNRSLIEENEKLSRGLSEAAGQTVQMLERIILTEQVNEKMNAKLEELRQHAACKLDLQKLVETSEDQELKENIEVICNLQQVITQLSDETVACMAAAINIAEEPEAQVEISPETSRSSDAFTTQHALRQAQISKELIELNKALALKEALARKMTQNDSQLLPIQFQYQDNIKNLELEVISLQKEKEELVLELQTAKKDVNQAKLSERRRKRLQELEGQIADLKKKLIEQSKLLKLKESTEHTVPRLNQEIQVMKNQRVQLMHQMKEDAEKFRQWKQQKDKEVIQLKERDRKRQYELLKLERNFQKQSNVLRRKTEEAAAANKRLKDALQKQREVADKRKETQSRGMEGIAAQVKNWLGNEIEVMVSTEEAKRHLNDLLEDRKILAQDVAQLKEKRESGENLPAKLRRHTFSLAELRGQVSESDDSITKQIESLETEMELRSAQIADLQQKLLDAEREDRPKHRWENIATILEAKCALKYLIAELVSSKIQVSKLESSLKQSKASCADMQKMLFEERNHFAEIESELQSELVKVEQQHQEKVLYLLSQLQQSQMAEKQLEESVNEKEQQLLSTLKCQDEELEKMREVCEQNQQLLQENEIIKQKLTLLQASRQKPHLPKNTLLSPDSSFEYIPPKPKPSRVKEKFLEQSMDVEDLKYAPEDSVNEPEDGDGDGDGDSGDDEEWKPTKLVKVSRKNMQGCSCKGWCGNKQCGCRKQKSDCGVDCSCDPTKCRNRKQDKDSLGIVEQTQDSEASFKLEDPTEVTPGLSFFNPVCATPNSKILKEMCDVEHLMLKKTAPAPSSLDLPEWKHAAREFQENKAPGKKKKRALASNTSFFSGFSPFKEKAH from the coding sequence ATGAAGGAAGAGGTGAAGGGAATTCCCGTAAGAGTGGCATTACGATGTCGCCCTCTAGTCCCCAAAGAGATTGGCGAGGGCTGCCAGATGTGCCTTTCCTTCGTACCCGGGGAACCTCAGGTGGTGGTTGGTACTGATAAATCCTTTACTTACGACTTTGTGTTTGACCCCGCTACTGAGCAGGAAGAGGTCTTCAATACAGCTGTAGCGCCACTTATGAAAGGCATATTTAAAGGATACAATGCAACGGTCCTGGCCTATGGACAGACAGGCTCTGGAaaaacctattcaatgggaggTGCATACACTGCAGAGCAAGAGAATGAACCAACAGTTGGGGTCATTCCTAGGGTAATACAACTGCTcttcaaagaaattgaaaaaaagagtGACTATGAATTTACTATGAAAGTGTCTTACTTGGAGATCTACAATGAAGAAGTCTTGGATCTTCTATGCTCATCTCGTGAGAAAGCCTCTCAAATAAGTATACGGGAGGATCCTAAGGAAGGCATCAAGATTGTGGGACTCACTGAAAAGACTGTTTTAGTTGCCCTGGATACTGTTACGTGTTTGGAGCAGGGCAACAACTGTAGGACTGTGGCCTCCACAGCTATGAACTCCCAGTCTTCCCGATCTCATGCCATCTTTACAATCTCCatagaacaaagaaagaaaagtgacaaGCATAGCAGCTTTCGTTCCAAGTTGCATCTTGTAGACCTTGCTGGATcagaaaggcagaaaaaaacCAAGGCTGAAGGAGATCGTCTAAAAGAGGGTATTAATATTAATCGAGGCCTCTTATGCTTGGGAAATGTAATCAGTGCTCTTGGAGATGACAAAAAGAATGGCTTTGTGCCCTACAGGGATTCCAAGTTGACTCGATTGCTTCAAGATTCTCTAGGAGGTAATAGCCATACTCTTATGATAGCCTGTGTGAGTCCTGCTGACTCCAATCtagaggaaacattaaatacccTTCGCTATGCTGACAGAGCAAGAAAAATCAAGAACAAACCTGTTGTTAATATTGATCCCCAGACAGCTGAACTTCATCATTTGAAGCAAGAGGTACAACAGCTGCAGGTCTTGTTGCTGCAAGCCCATGGAGGTATCCTGCCTAGATCTATCAATGTGGAGCCATCAGACAATCTACAGTCCCTGATGGAGAAGAATCGGTCCCTGATAGAGGAGAATGAAAAATTAAGTCGTGGCCTAAGTGAAGCTGCTGGTCAGACAGTACAGATGTTGGAGAGGATCATTTTGACAGAGCaagtgaatgaaaaaatgaacgcCAAGCTAGAAGAGCTCAGGCAGCATGCAGCCTGCAAACTGGATCTTCAAAAGCTAGTGGAGACTTCAGAAGACcaggaattaaaagaaaatatagaggtAATTTGTAACCTGCAACAAGTGATTACCCAGCTATCGGATGAAACTGTTGCTTGTATGGCTGCAGCCATTAATATTGCAGAGGAACCAGAAGCTCAAGTGGAAATAAGTCCAGAGACCAGCAGGTCTTCTGATGCTTTCACCACTCAACATGCTTTACGACAAGCTCAGATATCTAAGGAGCTGATTGAATTGAATAAAGCCCTTGCACTGAAAGAGGCCCTAGCTAGGAAGATGACTCAGAATGACAGCCAACTACTGCCTATTCAGTTCCAGTACCAGGATAACATTAAAAATCTAGAGTTGGAAGTCATCAGTctacaaaaggaaaaggaagaattgGTTCTTGAACTTCAGACAGCAAAGAAAGATGTCAACCAAGCCAAGTTGAGTGAGCGTCGCCGCAAACGTCTCCAGGAACTAGAGGGTCAAATAGCTGATCTGAAGAAGAAACTGATTGAGCAGTCCAAACTTCTGAAGCTGAAGGAATCCACAGAGCATACTGTCCCCAGACTGAACCAGGAGATACAAGTGATGAAAAACCAGCGAGTACAGTTAATGCATCAGATGAAAGAGGATGCTGAGAAATTTAGACAGTGgaagcagcaaaaagacaaagaagtaATCCAGTTAAAAGAAAGAGACCGTAAGAGGCAATACGAACTGCTCAAACTTGAAAGAAACTTCCAGAAGCAGTCAAATGTGCTCAGACGTAAAACCGAGGAGGCAGCAGCTGCCAACAAGCGTCTCAAGGATGCTCTCCAAAAACAAAGGGAAGTGGCAGATAAGCGGAAGGAGACTCAGAGCCGTGGAATGGAAGGCATTGCAGCTCAAGTGAAGAATTGGCTAGGAAACGAAATTGAGGTTATGGTCAGTACCGAGGAAGCCAAACGCCATCTGAATGATCTTCTTGAAGACAGAAAGATCCTGGCtcaggatgtggctcaactcaaAGAGAAAAGGGAATCTGGGGAGAATCTACCTGCTAAACTCCGGAGACATACATTCTCACTTGCTGAGCTGCGTGGCCAAGTTTCTGAGTCAGATGATTCCATTACAAAGCAGATTGAAAGCCTAGAAACTGAAATGGAACTCAGGAGTGCTCAGATTGCTGACCTACAGCAGAAGCTGCTGGACGCAGAACGTGAAGACAGGCCAAAACACCGTTGGGAGAATATTGCTACCATTCTGGAAGCCAAGTGTGCCCTGAAATATTTAATTGCAGAGCTGGTATCCTCCAAAATACAGGTCAGCAAGCTTGAAAGCAGCCTAAAACAGAGCAAGGCCAGCTGTGCTGACATGCAGAAGATGCTATTTGAGGAGCGAAATCACTTTGCTGAGATAGAGTCAGAGTTACAGTCCGAACTGGTCAAAGTGGAGCAACAGCACCAAGAAAAGGTATTGTACCTTCTCAGCCAGTTGCAGCAAAGCCAAATGGCAGAGAAGCAGCTGGAAGAGTCAGTGAATGAAAAGGAACAACAGCTACTAAGCACACTGAAGTGTCAGGATGAAGAACTTGAAAAGATGCGAGAAGTATGTGAGCAAAACCAACAGCTCttacaagaaaatgaaatcatcaaGCAGAAACTGACACTCCTCCAAGCCAGCAGACAGAAACCTCATCTTCCTAAGAATACCCTTCTATCTCCAGACTCTTCTTTTGAATATATCCCTCCTAAGCCCAAACCTTCTCGTGTTAAAGAAAAGTTCTTGGAGCAAAGCATGGACGTTGAGGATCTAAAATATGCTCCAGAGGATTCTGTGAATGAGCCTgaggatggtgatggtgatggtgatggtgacagTGGGGATGACGAGGAATGGAAACCGACAAAATTAGTTAAGGTATCCAGAAAGAACATGCAAGGGTGTTCCTGCAAAGGCTGGTGTGGAAACAAGCAGTGTGGGTGCAGGAAACAAAAGTCAGACTGTGGAGTGGACTGCAGCTGTGACCCTACAAAGTGTAGGAACCGCAAACAAGATAAAGATAGTTTGGGCATTGTTGAGCAGACCCAGGACTCTGAAGCCTCCTTCAAACTGGAGGATCCCACAGAGGTGACCCCGGGATTGAGCTTCTTCAACCCTGTCTGTGCCACTCCAAACAGCAAGATCCTGAAAGAGATGTGTGATGTGGAGCACTTGATGTTAAAGAAAACGGCTCCAGCTCCCTCCTCCCTTGACCTCCCAGAGTGGAAACATGCAGCAAGAGAATTCCAAGAAAATAAGGcccctgggaaaaaaaagaaacgtgCTCTGGCCAGCAATACCAGCTTCTTCTCTGGCTTCTCCCCTTTCAAAGAAAAGGCCCATTGA